Proteins found in one Lysinibacillus fusiformis genomic segment:
- a CDS encoding class I adenylate-forming enzyme family protein, giving the protein MNSSNLLARNARKYPKNEAVICHGRSVTYQDLDEQVTRFSHALLEQGVRQGDKVIIFMPNVLEFVVSYFAIQRIGAIVVPVNAKFTLQEVEYVAQHAEAKAIVVHEAIFAAVEQLAVIPVKIKTGQEKVGWLQYETMLQNASTQLIDCQLHEDDPSTILYTSGTTGKPKGVLFSYRNILTVAQMIAVEMEVKPESRILLMMPLTHSAPLHLFLMAGVLVGSTNVLTPTFTPDLFIDAIEQEKTTHFFGAPVAYLLTAQMPRLQSADLSSMKWWVYGGAPLSQNEVHFIQQAFRTNNLTCVYGLTEAGPSGSLLFGKEHETKAGSIGQRAPLGTELRIVNDNGEDVNVGEVGEIVLLGEGNMLGYYKDEVATNAAFIDGWLKTGDLARRDEDGFIWIVDRKKDVIISGGVNIYPKEIEDCLLGFEGIFEVAVIGVPHPQWGETVKAVYSAKQDIDEEALKAYLEEHLAKFKIPRIFEKVEALPRNASGKILKQSLKGQEVR; this is encoded by the coding sequence ATGAATAGTTCCAATTTATTAGCACGTAATGCCCGTAAGTATCCGAAAAATGAAGCCGTTATTTGTCATGGCAGAAGCGTTACCTATCAAGATTTAGATGAGCAGGTGACACGTTTCAGTCATGCTTTGCTAGAGCAGGGAGTAAGGCAGGGTGATAAGGTAATCATCTTCATGCCAAACGTTTTAGAGTTTGTTGTCAGTTACTTTGCTATTCAGCGTATCGGAGCGATTGTTGTGCCAGTCAATGCGAAATTTACATTGCAGGAAGTAGAGTACGTGGCGCAGCATGCAGAAGCGAAGGCAATTGTCGTTCATGAGGCTATTTTTGCTGCAGTTGAACAGCTAGCTGTGATTCCGGTAAAAATTAAAACAGGTCAAGAAAAAGTGGGTTGGCTTCAATATGAAACAATGCTTCAAAATGCTAGCACACAACTGATTGATTGCCAGCTGCATGAAGATGACCCTTCCACGATTTTGTATACATCTGGTACAACAGGGAAACCAAAGGGTGTGTTATTTAGCTATCGTAATATTTTAACAGTGGCACAAATGATTGCTGTTGAAATGGAGGTAAAGCCTGAGAGCCGTATTTTGCTCATGATGCCATTAACACACTCGGCGCCATTGCATTTATTTTTAATGGCAGGCGTATTGGTAGGCTCAACAAATGTGTTAACACCAACTTTTACACCTGATTTATTCATTGATGCCATTGAACAGGAGAAAACCACACATTTCTTTGGTGCACCTGTTGCTTATTTATTAACGGCTCAGATGCCAAGATTACAATCGGCTGATTTGTCTTCAATGAAATGGTGGGTGTATGGTGGGGCACCATTATCCCAAAATGAAGTTCATTTCATTCAGCAGGCATTCCGAACAAATAATTTAACTTGTGTATATGGATTAACAGAGGCTGGACCAAGTGGTTCATTATTATTTGGCAAGGAGCATGAAACAAAGGCTGGAAGTATAGGGCAGCGGGCGCCGCTTGGTACAGAGTTGCGTATTGTGAATGACAACGGAGAAGATGTAAATGTAGGCGAAGTAGGGGAAATTGTTTTGTTAGGTGAGGGCAATATGCTTGGCTACTATAAGGATGAAGTAGCAACGAATGCCGCCTTCATTGACGGTTGGTTAAAAACAGGAGATTTAGCTCGTAGGGATGAAGATGGTTTTATTTGGATTGTTGATCGTAAAAAGGATGTCATTATTTCGGGTGGTGTCAACATTTATCCGAAAGAAATTGAAGATTGCTTATTAGGCTTTGAAGGGATATTCGAGGTTGCTGTGATTGGTGTACCCCATCCACAATGGGGGGAAACTGTAAAGGCAGTATATTCCGCTAAACAAGACATTGATGAGGAAGCGCTGAAAGCTTATTTAGAGGAACATCTGGCAAAGTTTAAAATACCACGTATTTTCGAAAAAGTGGAAGCGCTACCACGCAATGCATCAGGTAAAATATTAAAACAATCTTTGAAGGGGCAAGAGGTGAGATAG
- a CDS encoding acyl-CoA dehydrogenase family protein, with the protein MKVLQQEEMRTTNFFTEDETLQKILEMMLDKEFLSYAHRELTDFGELCAGDIDVRAKHTDRQGEPRLQRYDAYGEEISEVWVNDGYKKTIEETYNTGIVGYVHKDIPQLGHKGNYVYSFAQGYLLSHAEPGFYCPVTLTMATAYLLDHYADEEVKQRFLPHVCATGDTELYEGATFLTERQGGSDVGANVVEARKDGAAYRLYGEKYFASNAGMCGVAMVLARLEDAPAGSKGLTLFAVPWHKEDGTANHLRIRRLKDKLGVRAVPSGEVEFDGALAYVVGEQNKGIYYMLEALNLSRICNAVASIGIMRRGFLEAKHYVTNRYAFGKPLTQYPMVQDTLGKFAAKLHVEVATVFDLIQLYDKVTSGQGTQQDLIMNRLYIAIMKKETAEQAVHYASEAIELHGGNGYIEDFVTPRLLRDAQVLTVWEGTANILALELIRLVDKFHAHELFVQEMEERLEKLANSSLVQIVKEQLANMAVKLQIFSALDAATKSFEAKDMAKKMAHLYESVVAVEWAHKFGGKYEKLADVYLEQTWSLREMGAQMKTVQYFSEIV; encoded by the coding sequence ATGAAAGTATTACAACAAGAAGAAATGCGTACTACGAACTTTTTTACAGAGGATGAAACGCTTCAAAAAATATTAGAAATGATGTTAGATAAAGAGTTTTTGTCCTATGCCCATCGAGAGTTAACAGATTTTGGAGAGCTATGTGCAGGTGATATTGATGTGAGGGCAAAGCATACAGATCGGCAGGGGGAGCCTCGCCTTCAAAGGTATGATGCCTATGGTGAAGAGATATCAGAGGTTTGGGTCAATGATGGCTATAAGAAAACGATTGAAGAGACATATAATACGGGTATTGTCGGCTATGTGCACAAGGATATTCCACAGCTAGGTCACAAGGGGAATTATGTTTATAGCTTTGCGCAAGGTTACTTATTGTCTCATGCAGAGCCTGGTTTTTATTGTCCCGTGACATTGACGATGGCTACTGCCTACCTATTAGATCATTATGCGGATGAAGAGGTGAAGCAGCGTTTCTTACCTCATGTTTGTGCAACAGGTGACACAGAGTTATATGAAGGTGCGACATTTTTAACAGAACGTCAAGGAGGCTCAGACGTTGGCGCGAATGTTGTGGAGGCGAGAAAGGATGGCGCTGCGTATCGCCTATATGGTGAAAAATACTTCGCATCCAATGCGGGCATGTGTGGAGTAGCGATGGTGTTGGCACGACTAGAAGATGCGCCAGCAGGTTCCAAAGGCTTAACATTGTTTGCAGTTCCTTGGCACAAAGAAGATGGAACAGCCAATCATCTTCGTATTCGCCGACTAAAAGATAAGTTAGGCGTTCGGGCAGTTCCTTCAGGTGAGGTAGAATTTGATGGTGCACTTGCCTATGTTGTAGGGGAGCAAAATAAAGGGATTTATTACATGCTAGAAGCACTAAATCTCTCAAGAATTTGTAATGCAGTAGCTTCAATTGGCATTATGCGTCGTGGCTTTTTAGAGGCAAAACATTACGTAACCAATCGTTATGCATTTGGCAAGCCTTTAACACAATACCCTATGGTTCAGGATACTTTAGGTAAATTTGCGGCTAAGTTGCATGTGGAAGTAGCGACAGTTTTTGATCTTATTCAATTATACGATAAAGTGACGAGTGGACAGGGAACACAGCAAGACCTTATTATGAATCGTTTATATATTGCCATTATGAAAAAGGAAACAGCAGAGCAAGCCGTTCATTATGCTAGTGAGGCAATTGAATTACACGGAGGTAATGGCTATATCGAAGACTTTGTAACGCCCCGCTTATTAAGAGACGCACAAGTGTTGACGGTGTGGGAGGGGACGGCTAATATTTTGGCCTTAGAACTCATTCGGTTAGTAGATAAGTTTCATGCACATGAACTGTTTGTACAGGAGATGGAGGAACGCTTAGAAAAATTAGCTAACAGCTCGTTAGTACAAATCGTTAAAGAACAATTGGCGAATATGGCTGTGAAACTACAAATCTTTAGCGCTTTAGACGCGGCAACGAAATCTTTTGAAGCAAAAGATATGGCGAAAAAAATGGCTCATCTTTATGAAAGTGTCGTAGCAGTAGAATGGGCGCATAAATTTGGTGGGAAATATGAAAAACTAGCGGACGTTTATTTAGAGCAGACGTGGTCATTAAGAGAAATGGGTGCTCAAATGAAAACAGTTCAATATTTTTCTGAAATTGTATAA
- a CDS encoding ABC transporter substrate-binding protein, protein MKKFWKIGLSAFLAVGLLAACGQEAKDNKPATEQQTQQETAQDEATFPMTITDALGKDITLEAPPEKIVSLIPSNTEILFGLGLNDEIVGVTDNDDYPPEATEKDKVGGMEYDIEKIIALKPDIVFSHESSMSLSEEAIAQLESAGLKVFVVRNAQDFNETYTTIEQLGRATGKLPEAEKIVANMKAKVEEVLTKVKDVEPKKVLVEASDEPDIYTAGNGTFMNAMLEMINAENVAVDGDNWYKIDAEQIIAKNPDVIVVTYHYVPDILTKIPKRAGFDTINAVKNNAIVQVDESTTSRQGPRLAEGLEELAKAIYPEVFK, encoded by the coding sequence ATGAAGAAATTTTGGAAAATAGGATTATCAGCATTTTTAGCAGTAGGCTTGCTAGCTGCTTGTGGACAAGAAGCAAAAGATAACAAGCCAGCTACTGAGCAGCAAACACAGCAAGAAACAGCACAGGATGAAGCAACATTCCCAATGACTATAACAGATGCCCTTGGCAAGGACATTACTCTTGAAGCACCTCCTGAGAAAATTGTTTCACTTATTCCAAGTAACACTGAAATCCTTTTTGGACTTGGTTTAAATGATGAAATAGTTGGTGTTACTGACAACGACGATTATCCACCAGAGGCAACTGAGAAAGATAAGGTTGGCGGAATGGAATACGATATTGAAAAAATTATTGCCTTAAAACCAGATATCGTTTTTTCACACGAATCTAGCATGTCTCTATCAGAAGAGGCTATTGCACAGCTTGAATCAGCAGGTTTGAAAGTGTTTGTAGTAAGAAATGCACAAGACTTTAATGAAACATATACGACAATTGAGCAACTTGGTCGTGCTACAGGGAAATTACCAGAGGCTGAAAAAATTGTTGCTAATATGAAGGCCAAAGTAGAAGAAGTTTTGACTAAAGTCAAGGATGTTGAACCAAAAAAAGTGTTAGTCGAAGCATCGGATGAGCCAGATATTTATACAGCTGGCAATGGCACATTTATGAACGCAATGCTTGAAATGATCAATGCAGAGAATGTAGCTGTAGATGGTGATAATTGGTATAAAATTGATGCAGAACAAATTATCGCGAAAAATCCAGATGTCATTGTGGTGACATATCATTATGTACCAGATATTTTAACGAAAATACCAAAACGTGCGGGCTTTGATACTATTAATGCCGTAAAAAATAATGCGATTGTACAGGTAGATGAAAGTACAACGAGTCGTCAGGGACCACGTTTAGCAGAAGGTCTAGAAGAATTAGCAAAAGCGATCTATCCTGAGGTATTTAAGTGA
- a CDS encoding FecCD family ABC transporter permease has protein sequence MKKIALAYALTCTLLLISIWCGVAIGSVHIPLEVLWNKAADETAANIFWKIRLPRVLLAGLVGASLAIAGAAFQGLLKNPLADPYTLGVSSGASVGAVITIFFSISIPVVGLYALPTFSMIGAIITMVVVMSFARLVDRSLKMETLILTGVIFSSFLGSLISLMIALSGEELRQVIGWLLGSVSMRGWPYVQMIIPFVIVGSIMLWTQRRELNVLLYGEERAKHLGVNVKRSKYLILAGGSMLTGAAVAVSGTIGFVGLVVPHMTRMIWGSDHRHLLPLSFFNGATLLIICDLVARTIIVPRELPIGVITAFIGAPVFSYIFYKQRRSKGVRA, from the coding sequence GTGAAAAAAATAGCACTAGCCTATGCACTAACATGCACGCTTCTTCTTATTAGCATCTGGTGTGGCGTAGCGATAGGCTCAGTTCATATTCCATTAGAAGTATTGTGGAATAAGGCGGCTGATGAAACAGCCGCCAATATCTTTTGGAAAATTCGCTTGCCTCGCGTGTTGTTAGCGGGACTAGTGGGGGCATCTCTAGCTATTGCTGGAGCAGCATTCCAAGGTTTATTAAAAAACCCATTAGCAGACCCATACACACTAGGGGTTTCATCAGGGGCTTCTGTTGGTGCTGTTATAACAATCTTTTTTAGTATTTCTATCCCTGTCGTCGGTTTGTATGCTCTACCAACCTTTAGTATGATTGGTGCAATCATCACGATGGTAGTTGTCATGAGCTTTGCTAGACTCGTAGACCGTTCATTGAAAATGGAAACATTGATATTAACAGGTGTTATTTTTAGTTCATTTTTAGGTTCTCTTATTTCATTAATGATTGCTTTATCTGGTGAAGAATTACGTCAGGTAATAGGCTGGTTACTTGGTTCTGTATCGATGCGTGGTTGGCCATATGTCCAAATGATCATTCCATTTGTTATTGTAGGTTCAATTATGCTATGGACGCAAAGACGAGAGCTAAATGTTTTGTTGTATGGTGAAGAGCGAGCAAAACATTTAGGTGTTAATGTGAAGCGTAGTAAATATTTGATATTAGCAGGTGGCTCCATGCTAACCGGAGCAGCTGTAGCGGTTTCTGGCACAATTGGCTTTGTAGGATTAGTGGTGCCGCATATGACAAGGATGATTTGGGGTTCTGATCATCGCCACTTATTACCATTATCTTTTTTCAATGGTGCAACATTACTCATTATTTGCGACTTAGTAGCACGAACAATCATTGTGCCAAGAGAGCTACCAATTGGTGTTATTACGGCATTTATTGGAGCACCTGTTTTCTCCTATATTTTTTATAAGCAGCGAAGAAGCAAGGGGGTACGGGCATGA
- a CDS encoding adenosylcobinamide amidohydrolase, which yields MIVVEHLSGGYEDVPIVKDISFTVEKGKILGILGPNGSGKSTLLKVMSGILPATAGTISIDGQNILSYNARALAQKMAVLPQLHANAFSNSVREAVSLGRYPHQTGFFSSWSAQDEQAVQHAMLQTGVKRYEHTPMEFLSGGEQQRVFVAQALAQTAEILLLDEPTNHLDIAHQRQILDMVRKEAMECGLTVVMVLHDMNLASLYCDELLLMESGQVRALGAPHEVLIASQIEEVYQARVTTYAHPEIPKPQITMMPAATDYQQRAVIKKEHFMITEHYIQLTSELPLKTVSSAVHNPGIGWHNCLLNRSVPGDYVISDVKREVSEFLQRENFSPTNTVVMLTAVPTALVAINEFSAPFGSIIVAVTAGVGNAVDVSRVHERQDEPYIGTINTWVIINGCLSEEAFFQALMTATEAKTKALQSENIRDERSGTIATGTATDSLLIAATQKGEEMLYGGPITDVGKVIAKGVYETTVQAIRNYKNEF from the coding sequence ATGATTGTTGTTGAACATCTATCAGGTGGCTATGAAGATGTACCAATCGTCAAGGATATTAGTTTTACTGTTGAAAAAGGGAAAATTCTTGGCATTCTAGGGCCGAATGGTAGCGGGAAATCCACATTATTAAAAGTAATGAGTGGTATTTTACCAGCTACTGCTGGAACTATTTCGATTGATGGACAAAATATTCTTTCTTATAATGCTCGTGCTTTGGCGCAAAAGATGGCTGTATTACCACAGCTTCATGCAAATGCTTTCTCGAATAGTGTGAGAGAGGCAGTTTCACTAGGGCGCTACCCGCATCAAACAGGCTTTTTCTCAAGTTGGTCTGCACAAGATGAGCAGGCTGTTCAACATGCCATGCTTCAAACAGGTGTAAAGCGATATGAGCATACGCCTATGGAATTTTTATCTGGCGGTGAACAACAAAGAGTGTTTGTAGCACAGGCCTTAGCTCAAACAGCAGAAATTCTATTACTGGATGAGCCAACTAATCATTTAGACATTGCACACCAACGTCAAATTTTAGACATGGTTCGGAAGGAAGCGATGGAATGTGGTTTAACGGTTGTTATGGTACTACACGATATGAATCTAGCCTCGCTTTATTGCGATGAATTGTTACTCATGGAGAGTGGGCAAGTGAGAGCACTTGGGGCACCACATGAAGTATTAATTGCCTCCCAAATTGAAGAAGTTTATCAAGCACGGGTGACTACATATGCACACCCTGAAATACCAAAACCGCAAATTACAATGATGCCTGCAGCAACTGACTACCAACAGCGAGCTGTCATTAAAAAAGAGCATTTTATGATAACGGAACACTATATTCAACTTACATCAGAGCTTCCTTTGAAGACCGTATCCTCTGCCGTTCATAACCCGGGTATTGGTTGGCATAATTGCTTATTAAATCGTTCAGTTCCTGGTGATTATGTCATCAGTGATGTAAAAAGAGAAGTTAGTGAATTTTTGCAAAGGGAGAATTTTTCTCCTACAAATACTGTTGTGATGTTAACAGCAGTGCCAACAGCTCTAGTGGCAATTAATGAATTTTCAGCACCTTTTGGCAGTATAATCGTAGCTGTAACAGCTGGCGTAGGCAATGCAGTTGATGTCTCTCGTGTTCACGAAAGACAAGATGAGCCATATATTGGTACTATTAATACATGGGTTATTATTAATGGTTGTTTATCCGAAGAGGCATTTTTTCAGGCATTGATGACAGCAACTGAGGCAAAAACCAAGGCGTTGCAATCAGAAAATATTCGTGATGAGCGGAGTGGGACTATTGCGACAGGTACTGCTACAGATAGTTTGTTAATTGCAGCGACTCAAAAAGGGGAAGAAATGCTGTATGGTGGCCCCATTACGGACGTTGGTAAAGTGATTGCAAAGGGTGTCTATGAAACAACAGTTCAGGCAATTAGGAATTATAAAAATGAATTTTAG
- a CDS encoding cob(I)yrinic acid a,c-diamide adenosyltransferase, which yields MKLYTKTGDTGKTSLIGGRVDKDSLRVETYGAIDELNSFIGKAVSELDQALFKDILTDLETIQHELFDAGGDLANVMKERQYKLTEQPIEVLETRIDALSDEAPPLQRFILPGGAPAAATLHIARTVARRAEREMVTLMKEVEDVPKVVQKYLNRLSDYLFAASRVVNARLNVADVEYIRSGNVFKK from the coding sequence ATGAAGCTTTACACGAAAACAGGCGATACGGGGAAAACAAGTCTTATTGGAGGACGTGTTGATAAAGATAGTTTACGTGTTGAAACATATGGGGCAATTGATGAATTAAATTCCTTTATTGGGAAGGCTGTAAGTGAATTAGATCAAGCGCTTTTCAAGGATATTTTAACAGACCTAGAGACAATTCAGCATGAGCTGTTCGATGCTGGTGGAGACCTTGCCAATGTGATGAAAGAACGCCAATATAAGTTAACAGAGCAACCGATTGAAGTACTTGAAACTCGTATAGATGCTTTATCAGACGAAGCGCCACCATTACAACGTTTTATTTTACCAGGAGGCGCACCAGCAGCTGCAACTTTACACATTGCGCGCACAGTTGCACGTCGAGCAGAGCGCGAAATGGTGACGCTAATGAAAGAGGTTGAAGATGTGCCAAAGGTTGTACAAAAATATTTAAATCGATTATCAGATTATTTATTTGCAGCTTCACGTGTTGTAAATGCACGATTAAATGTAGCGGATGTTGAGTATATTCGTAGCGGGAATGTTTTTAAAAAATAA
- a CDS encoding heterodisulfide reductase-related iron-sulfur binding cluster, with amino-acid sequence MSPLLIANIVLTVVVVLYAVGLFFYLLKTRYKYVQLGKKVEFDESVKERLRYIMVNVFGQNKLLKDPKSGLIHVMFFYGFLMVQLGAIDLIWKGLAPESHLPLGIFYGVFTFFQELVVLMILIAVVWAFYRRYVEKLVRLKRGWKNGLVLIFIGGLMVSTLIANGMGLIWHGEGLTYTEPVASSIAAIFGFLPTSVAAGVFYVMWWAHLLILLTFLVYVPQSKHFHLIVSPLNVYMNRLDRAGTLTPIDFEALEEAGENAESEEDMPSIGVGRIQDFTQKQMLDLYSCVECGRCTNMCPATGTGKMLSPMDLIVKLRDHLTFTGAVVTKQKPWVPYQFFANTKGNQLAMAAGAEGAVIEDIYSPSLIGEVITEEEIWACTTCRNCEDQCPVMNEHVDKIIDLRRYLTMTEGKVNPDAQRAMTNIERQGNPWGLNRKEKENWRDLDPTIQIPTVKELKKSGEEMEYLFWVGSMGAFDNRSQKIALAFCRLLNEAGVKFAILGNKEKNSGDTPRRLGNEFLFQELATANIDEFEKNEVKKIVTIDPHAYNIFKNEYQDFGWKGEVYHHTELLNQLIEENRLALNYEVHETIVFHDSCYLGRYNDVYDAPREILRGIPGVKLVEMERNRETAMCCGAGGGLMWMEEHVGNRINVARTEQALATNASVISSGCPYCLTMLEDGTKAKEVEDSIGTFDVAELLERSVFGEKVKAVQPSSEETEETFEEVVASVEKARQDENSEANAEK; translated from the coding sequence ATGAGTCCATTATTAATTGCTAACATTGTCTTAACAGTCGTGGTTGTGCTTTATGCAGTAGGATTGTTCTTCTACCTGTTGAAAACACGCTATAAGTATGTGCAATTGGGGAAAAAGGTTGAGTTTGATGAAAGTGTTAAAGAACGACTTCGTTATATTATGGTCAATGTATTTGGTCAAAATAAGCTATTAAAGGATCCAAAGAGTGGTTTAATTCACGTTATGTTTTTCTATGGATTTTTGATGGTGCAGTTAGGGGCAATTGATTTAATCTGGAAAGGACTAGCACCAGAATCACATCTGCCACTAGGCATTTTCTATGGTGTCTTTACATTCTTCCAGGAGCTTGTAGTTTTAATGATTTTAATTGCGGTAGTGTGGGCATTTTACCGCCGCTATGTTGAAAAACTAGTGCGTCTAAAACGAGGATGGAAAAATGGTCTTGTATTAATTTTCATTGGTGGGTTAATGGTATCTACATTAATCGCTAATGGTATGGGATTAATTTGGCATGGTGAGGGATTAACCTATACGGAGCCAGTTGCTTCAAGCATTGCTGCTATTTTTGGCTTCCTACCTACATCAGTAGCTGCTGGCGTATTTTATGTAATGTGGTGGGCACACCTTTTAATTCTATTAACATTCCTTGTTTACGTACCGCAATCTAAACATTTCCATTTAATCGTCAGTCCACTTAATGTTTACATGAATCGTTTAGATCGTGCGGGTACATTAACACCAATCGATTTCGAGGCCTTAGAAGAAGCAGGGGAAAATGCTGAAAGTGAAGAGGATATGCCTTCTATTGGAGTGGGACGCATACAGGACTTCACACAAAAGCAAATGCTCGATCTATATTCTTGTGTAGAATGTGGACGTTGTACAAACATGTGTCCAGCAACAGGAACAGGAAAAATGCTGTCGCCAATGGATTTAATCGTGAAATTGCGTGATCATTTAACATTTACGGGCGCAGTTGTAACAAAACAAAAACCGTGGGTGCCTTATCAATTCTTTGCCAATACAAAGGGTAATCAGCTTGCAATGGCAGCTGGTGCTGAAGGTGCTGTAATTGAAGATATCTACAGTCCATCTTTAATAGGCGAAGTCATTACAGAAGAAGAGATTTGGGCTTGTACAACTTGTCGTAACTGTGAAGATCAATGCCCAGTAATGAATGAGCATGTTGATAAAATTATTGACCTACGTCGTTATCTAACTATGACTGAAGGAAAAGTCAATCCAGATGCGCAACGTGCTATGACAAATATCGAGCGACAAGGTAATCCTTGGGGCTTAAACCGTAAAGAAAAAGAAAATTGGCGCGATCTAGATCCAACAATCCAAATTCCAACTGTAAAAGAGCTGAAAAAATCTGGTGAGGAAATGGAATATTTATTCTGGGTTGGTTCGATGGGAGCTTTCGATAACCGCTCTCAAAAAATCGCTTTAGCATTCTGTCGTTTATTAAATGAAGCTGGTGTGAAGTTTGCAATCTTAGGTAATAAAGAGAAAAACTCTGGGGACACACCTCGCCGTTTAGGGAATGAATTCTTATTCCAGGAGCTAGCTACAGCGAATATTGATGAGTTTGAGAAAAACGAAGTGAAGAAAATTGTGACAATCGACCCTCATGCCTACAATATCTTTAAAAATGAATATCAAGACTTTGGCTGGAAAGGCGAAGTGTATCATCATACTGAATTATTAAATCAGTTGATTGAAGAAAATCGTCTAGCGCTAAACTATGAGGTTCATGAAACGATTGTCTTCCATGATTCTTGTTACTTAGGCCGTTACAATGATGTCTATGATGCTCCACGTGAAATTCTTCGAGGCATCCCTGGTGTGAAGCTTGTTGAAATGGAACGTAACCGTGAAACAGCGATGTGCTGTGGTGCTGGTGGTGGCTTAATGTGGATGGAAGAACATGTAGGGAACCGTATTAACGTAGCACGTACAGAGCAGGCTCTCGCAACAAATGCATCTGTTATTTCATCGGGCTGTCCTTACTGTTTAACAATGTTAGAGGATGGTACAAAGGCAAAAGAGGTTGAAGATTCTATTGGAACATTTGATGTTGCAGAATTACTAGAGCGCTCAGTGTTCGGCGAAAAAGTAAAGGCTGTTCAACCTTCTTCAGAGGAAACAGAAGAAACATTTGAAGAAGTGGTAGCATCCGTAGAAAAGGCTCGCCAAGACGAGAATTCGGAAGCGAACGCAGAAAAATGA
- a CDS encoding acetyl-CoA C-acetyltransferase produces the protein MNRAVILAGARTAFGKFGGSLSALHASDLGAIAIKGALEKANLASEEVDEVILGSVLQGGQGQIPSRQAALKANLPTAVKTETINKVCASGMRAVTLANQLIRLGDEEVVIAGGMESMSNAPYYLLNGRNGLRMGDSTMVDGMLYDGLTCAFDKARPHMGSYGNATAKEFSLSREEQDAWSVRSHERALAAIEKGYFAEEIVPVEIPQRKGEPLVVDTDEAPRAGTSLEILAKLKPAFDKDGTITAGNAPGVNDGACALVVMSEERAKREGREPLAVIIGHEELAIEPESFPQTPGLVINKLLKKTNKSLADIDLIEINEAFAAVALVSKQLADLDAEKVNVNGGAVALGHPIGASGARIILTLAQELKRRGGGIGIAAICSGGGQGDAIMIEVPKTGGLN, from the coding sequence TTGAATAGAGCTGTAATTTTAGCAGGAGCAAGAACTGCATTTGGTAAATTTGGAGGTTCATTATCAGCATTACATGCAAGTGATTTAGGTGCGATTGCGATTAAAGGGGCATTAGAGAAAGCAAATCTTGCATCTGAGGAAGTAGATGAGGTAATTTTAGGTTCTGTTTTACAAGGGGGACAGGGTCAAATTCCTTCTCGACAGGCTGCGCTGAAGGCCAATTTACCAACAGCAGTAAAAACAGAAACAATCAATAAAGTTTGTGCGTCCGGGATGCGTGCAGTGACATTAGCAAATCAATTGATTCGTTTAGGGGACGAAGAAGTGGTTATTGCTGGTGGCATGGAATCTATGTCCAATGCGCCATATTATCTTCTGAATGGTCGAAATGGTTTGCGTATGGGAGATTCAACAATGGTAGATGGCATGCTTTATGATGGCTTAACATGTGCTTTCGATAAAGCGAGACCGCATATGGGCAGCTATGGTAATGCAACAGCTAAAGAATTCTCGCTAAGTCGAGAAGAACAGGATGCTTGGTCAGTTCGCAGTCATGAACGCGCACTAGCCGCAATTGAAAAAGGTTACTTTGCAGAAGAAATCGTACCAGTAGAGATTCCTCAACGAAAAGGTGAACCACTTGTTGTGGATACAGATGAGGCACCAAGAGCAGGTACGTCTTTGGAAATACTGGCGAAGTTAAAACCAGCCTTTGACAAGGATGGCACGATTACAGCAGGTAACGCACCTGGGGTTAACGACGGAGCATGTGCACTTGTCGTCATGAGTGAGGAACGTGCAAAACGTGAAGGTAGAGAACCATTGGCAGTAATCATTGGTCATGAAGAACTTGCGATTGAGCCAGAAAGCTTCCCACAAACACCAGGTCTTGTTATTAATAAATTACTGAAAAAGACCAATAAATCATTAGCAGATATTGATTTAATAGAAATCAATGAAGCCTTTGCAGCAGTCGCTTTAGTCAGCAAGCAGTTGGCAGATTTAGATGCAGAAAAAGTGAATGTTAATGGCGGTGCAGTTGCTTTAGGTCATCCTATTGGGGCATCGGGTGCACGCATTATATTAACACTTGCACAGGAATTGAAGCGTCGTGGCGGTGGTATCGGCATTGCTGCAATCTGTTCAGGCGGCGGTCAAGGTGATGCAATTATGATTGAAGTACCAAAAACAGGGGGACTGAACTAA